A window of the Megalopta genalis isolate 19385.01 chromosome 2, iyMegGena1_principal, whole genome shotgun sequence genome harbors these coding sequences:
- the LOC117220682 gene encoding E3 ubiquitin-protein ligase TRAIP isoform X3: protein MNFTCAICTDLLTPPDDIFRTPCGHIFHFTCLSEWLRRSPTCPQCREKTPSHKIHRLYFNFCNNDHITDEILSLRDKVNKLTCQLAQKVKDIKYYSEKAETIEKQIPGKKRETQDLLQTIDKMKQQLNYIRKQASETDSLKKTNKQLRKKLEMKYFHPNMFELPLPFCFIRECIAYIYIITFACIFLLIKCVYNVWTYMLIITYYLSQYTNFKKSIPERY, encoded by the exons atgAATTTTACTTGTGCTATATGCACTGATTTGTTAACACCACCTGACGATATATTTCGTACGCCTTGTGGGCATATATTCCATTTCACTTGCTTGTCTGAGTGGTTACGAAG ATCGCCAACTTGCCCACAATGTAGAGAGAAGACCCCATCACATAAAATACAtagattatattttaatttctgTAATAATGATCATATTACAGATGAAATACTTTCTTTACGAGATAAAGTTAATAAACTAACATGTCAACTAGCTCAGAAAGTGAAAGATATCAAGTATTATTCAGAAAAAGCTGAAACCATAGAAAAACAAATTCCAGGGAAgaaaagagaaacacaagatttattgcAAACCATTGATAAAATGAAACAGCAACTCAATTATATTAGAAAACAAGCTTCAGAAACAGACAGCTTGAAAAAAACTAATAAACAGCTAAGGAAAAAACTggaaat GAAATATTTCCATCCAAATATGTTTGAATTGCCACTCCCATTTTGTTTTATCAGAGAATGTAttgcatatatttatataattacttttgcatgtatttttttattaattaaatgtgTTTACAATGTTTGGACATATATGctaataattacatattatttatctCAGTATACAAACTTTAAGAAAAGCATTCCAGAAAGATATTGA
- the LOC117220682 gene encoding E3 ubiquitin-protein ligase TRAIP isoform X1, whose product MNFTCAICTDLLTPPDDIFRTPCGHIFHFTCLSEWLRRSPTCPQCREKTPSHKIHRLYFNFCNNDHITDEILSLRDKVNKLTCQLAQKVKDIKYYSEKAETIEKQIPGKKRETQDLLQTIDKMKQQLNYIRKQASETDSLKKTNKQLRKKLEIIQTLRKAFQKDIDDMDTGTADNNFCIMMRLYIIFRKEINSVDLSSNMKSLQQKLSKTTMEKEFLSEDTSTKFVTLLCKHNLKYCIYFSLHLLASSFFPYASYSI is encoded by the exons atgAATTTTACTTGTGCTATATGCACTGATTTGTTAACACCACCTGACGATATATTTCGTACGCCTTGTGGGCATATATTCCATTTCACTTGCTTGTCTGAGTGGTTACGAAG ATCGCCAACTTGCCCACAATGTAGAGAGAAGACCCCATCACATAAAATACAtagattatattttaatttctgTAATAATGATCATATTACAGATGAAATACTTTCTTTACGAGATAAAGTTAATAAACTAACATGTCAACTAGCTCAGAAAGTGAAAGATATCAAGTATTATTCAGAAAAAGCTGAAACCATAGAAAAACAAATTCCAGGGAAgaaaagagaaacacaagatttattgcAAACCATTGATAAAATGAAACAGCAACTCAATTATATTAGAAAACAAGCTTCAGAAACAGACAGCTTGAAAAAAACTAATAAACAGCTAAGGAAAAAACTggaaat TATACAAACTTTAAGAAAAGCATTCCAGAAAGATATTGATGACATGGACACTGGAACAGCTGACAATAACTTTTGTATAATGATGAG attatatattatatttagaaaAGAGATAAATAGTGtggatttaagttcaaatatgaAGAGTCTGCAGCAGAAACTTTCAAAAACTACCATGGAAAAGGAGTTTCTGTCAGAAGACACAAGTACAAAATTTGTCACTTTATTATGTAAACACAACTTAAagtattgtatttatttttcattgcaTCTTCTTGCATCTTCTTTTTTTCCCTATGCGTCTTATTCAATTTAG
- the LOC117220682 gene encoding E3 ubiquitin-protein ligase TRAIP isoform X2, with amino-acid sequence MNFTCAICTDLLTPPDDIFRTPCGHIFHFTCLSEWLRRSPTCPQCREKTPSHKIHRLYFNFCNNDHITDEILSLRDKVNKLTCQLAQKVKDIKYYSEKAETIEKQIPGKKRETQDLLQTIDKMKQQLNYIRKQASETDSLKKTNKQLRKKLEIIQTLRKAFQKDIDDMDTGTADNNFCIMMRKEINSVDLSSNMKSLQQKLSKTTMEKEFLSEDTSTKFVTLLCKHNLKYCIYFSLHLLASSFFPYASYSI; translated from the exons atgAATTTTACTTGTGCTATATGCACTGATTTGTTAACACCACCTGACGATATATTTCGTACGCCTTGTGGGCATATATTCCATTTCACTTGCTTGTCTGAGTGGTTACGAAG ATCGCCAACTTGCCCACAATGTAGAGAGAAGACCCCATCACATAAAATACAtagattatattttaatttctgTAATAATGATCATATTACAGATGAAATACTTTCTTTACGAGATAAAGTTAATAAACTAACATGTCAACTAGCTCAGAAAGTGAAAGATATCAAGTATTATTCAGAAAAAGCTGAAACCATAGAAAAACAAATTCCAGGGAAgaaaagagaaacacaagatttattgcAAACCATTGATAAAATGAAACAGCAACTCAATTATATTAGAAAACAAGCTTCAGAAACAGACAGCTTGAAAAAAACTAATAAACAGCTAAGGAAAAAACTggaaat TATACAAACTTTAAGAAAAGCATTCCAGAAAGATATTGATGACATGGACACTGGAACAGCTGACAATAACTTTTGTATAATGATGAG aaaAGAGATAAATAGTGtggatttaagttcaaatatgaAGAGTCTGCAGCAGAAACTTTCAAAAACTACCATGGAAAAGGAGTTTCTGTCAGAAGACACAAGTACAAAATTTGTCACTTTATTATGTAAACACAACTTAAagtattgtatttatttttcattgcaTCTTCTTGCATCTTCTTTTTTTCCCTATGCGTCTTATTCAATTTAG